Genomic DNA from Cucurbita pepo subsp. pepo cultivar mu-cu-16 chromosome LG13, ASM280686v2, whole genome shotgun sequence:
CTGCTACCATGTACTATGTGTCCCTAAAGTAGCTTTTTAGGTGATCGGATTTCTCACACTAATAAAATTGTTCACAATGCATTGCCATCAACCAATgcaaattgtgagatcccacatcggttggggaggagaacgaagcattctttataagagtgtgaaaacctctcccctaGCAatcgcgttttaaaaaccttgagaggaagcatgaaagggaaaacccaaagaggacaatatctactagcggtgggcttggactgttacaaatggtattagagccagacaccgggtgatgagtcagtgaggaggctgagccctgaaaggggtggaatcgaggcagtgtgccagcaaggacgttggccctgaaggaggtggattggggggtcccacatcgattggagaaaggaacgagtgtcagcgatgacgttgggccccaaagggagatggattgtgagatccaacatcggttggggaggagaacgaaacattgtttataagggtgtggaaacttctccctagtagacgcgttttaaaaactttgagggaagcATGAAAGgtaaaacccaaagaagacaatatctattagcgggaGGTTTGGGCGGTTACTCGAatagttaataaaaaatttcataagttGCTCAATAATAAGTCACAGGCACAAACTAGTCCAATGTACAATATTGTAAACCAAACAAATGACAGGATTGATAGATAGTGTTAGTTCATGGAAGCCCATGTTTTCATTAGTTTCATCCTGCTTTAGCACTTTCATGCATGAGTAGTAAAATATAAACACCGTTCTTCCTGCTGAAAACTTGCAACGTAAAAGGCTTAGAGGATTATCAGATTACCTGTGCTTTAATTGAGGGGAATCTTGGGATAGAAGTGTCTGCCCCACCTCTAACATGTGACTTACTGACATAAATAATCAAGACAGCCATGAGCACAGTCAttataagaaattagaaaactgactaaatatctaaaaaaatgcCCTTGTTTTAGAAGAcgagtgtgagatcccacatcggttggggaggagaacgaagcatatgaatacctctccctaacagacatattttaaaaactttgaagggaagtcaaaaaagacaatatctgccagctttgggcttggactgttacaaatggtaacaaCCCTCTAATCTAGGTGCCTAAGCGGCAAGCGACCTTGGGGTGTCACGGTCACTCTTAGCATTATGCCTCTACTAATCTTCATGCAGGTTTTCGAGAACGAGAATATGGTAATACAGACAAAAGATACCAATATGTTTGATAAAGTTATAACATGTAACTAAACCTCTTGCTTTTTAAGGACATGCTTCCCCACCCCATTGCCCTCgcctttccctttctttaaacaaaaaagacaTAAATGAAATGCAGTCACCAAAGGTTACATTACCAAGTGAGTAATCTTCAGCTCTTCTCTGGAGATTCCTAACTGTGGGAATGTGCTCCTTGGGAATTACCAAGTAATGCCTATAAAGTGGTAGCTCAGTGTAAGAATGTCTTGTATCCATGTCTACAACATAAGACGTTGATAAGATCCTTCCATTTAGCCTAGTAAGAAGAACAgtagaaaggaaagaaatgggGATTTCATGCAGATGACTCTTAGCTGAATGAACatgaacaaatgaaaaatgacAGTCCAAAGATTGACAACAACCCACTATCTCTTTGTTTCTTAGTAAGTTGTGCATATATCTTCTTCTAGACTCTCGGAAATGCATAATGGCAATTGATTTTCACTCTTAGTGACCTTATAGAGGccatgttgagaattgttaggtgaggagtcccacatcgactaattaagaggttgatcatgggtttatacgtaacgaatacatctccatgggtatgaggccttttggagaaaccaaaagtaaacccatgagagcttatgctcggacaatatcatactattatggagGTTCATAATTCCTAACCGGACATAGAGCGTCCGAGATGGCTACTCACAAAGGCATTTTGAAGCCACTCTCGATGGCCAATGAGAACATACTACAAACAGGTCATAGAAGTTAAAAACCAACAAACTACAAAGGAAAGATGAACGGGAGAGCATTTAAAAGACTAtgattgaatgaattgaataAGCTCAGATTGTTATCAAGGACTTCAATTCATAATCACATCCAAGAATGTTCATTGTAAACGATAAATCTACATTTTGCACTACTTTTGCTCACACATTCGAGGTTTAGATATATATGGATTGACCATTGAATATCAAGCAACTGGGTATGCAACAATCGATGAATTTTGTCTAATGAAGCTGATGAAATGccagaaatgaaaatgaaatcaacACAGAAGTATTTCAGATGCCCCATGTCGATTGCAAAACTGAATCAAATGTTAGAAAAATACCTGACGGCAGAAGGGTTTACATCTTCGAACGCAACAACTCTCTCATCCTGCAGAACCCATATATTTAATCAGACCCTTCATTCAATCGCCGGtataagagaagaagaaacacagAGAAACAAAAGGAGCAGACAAAATGAAGAAGGTTATTGGCGGTAGAATTAGAAGCTCGCTGGCAGAAAATGCAAGATGAAGCTGTTGCTGCCATTTTTTTTCACGAACTTCTCCGACCAATTTCCCAATTTGCACCGGTGCTTCTTGATTGGGTATTATGGCACCCGCGTGAAATAGATTTCGATTAAATTAAGTTGGATTAATTAGGATGAAATGAATGATTAATAGTATTGTTTTGCGTGATAGCAAAAAATGTGaactttatttcttaattatttttatgttatttttattgtaaagtATATAAATCTTAGTTAATTTGGGCGCCGCTTTTGCAGCCAAATTCCCAAATGACCATGATCTTCCTATTCCTCGGCCTCTCATGGCTACTTCTCTAGTACCCAGATCCTTGTTTCGCATTCTTTATCTCTTCCCCACAAGCCCTTTGACTTTGAACGCTCAATCGTTCAATCCCTTGAAGTTCTCTGCAAATCGAGCTATGAGTTCCGCGTCAACTCAGCGCCTTTTCCAGCTAAAATTTGATCCACTTACGGGTAACTCGGAGTGGGTAGTCATAGAAGAAGAGGTTGAGGGAGTTTCAGAGAATACCCAGAAACCCATTTTGGCGACAACTTCATATTTGGATATGCTTAATGATGCCACTAGAAACAGAGCGTTTCGCGAAGCCATTGATAAGACTATATCAAAACCTTGCCGTGTTCTTGATATTGGGTATTTTTCTAGTCCTGTTTTCAGCCTTCTTGCTTTGAAATCGAGGAAAAGAAGATGGTATCTTTTATGAATTGTGGTTTGCAGTTCATTCATTTGGTAAGAGACTGCCACTGATCTTTATAGGTTTACTGACGTCGTGGTTAATCAATTTTTTCCAGTGCTGGAACTGGTTTGCTATCAATGATGGCTGCACGGGCAATGGACTCTGCCGTGGGTGATTCCAAGGGAATGGTTACGGCTTGTGAATCCTATCTTCCAATGGTGAAGTTAATGAGGAAAGTCTTGCGTCTTAATGGGATGGAAAGGAAAGTTAAAGTTATTAACAAACGCTCTGATGAACTTCAGTTTGATTCTGATATCATTTCTCGAGCTGATGCCCTTGTGAGTATCATTTACATTCGAATAGcaactttcttctttcttttcaatgatTGAGTCTGCCAATTAATTGAAGGTTAGTGAGATTTTGGACTCAGAACTGTTAGGCGAGGGGCTTATACCGACGTTACAACATGCACATGACAAGCTTTTAGTGGAAAATCCATTGACTGTGCCATACAGAGCCACCATATACGGCCAGGTATTTAGAAAGGCCTTCAATTGCTTCAAAACCTTTCATATCTTTTGTGCATggaagtttcttttttctttttcttcacttcTTAGTGTTATGGGTCAAATTATGCAGTATGGAACTTGCATTCTTCTACATTTGCAGTTTCCTTgatgatgtgagatttcacatcggttggggaggagaatgaatcattttttataagattgtgaaaacttcttcctagcagacatgttttaaaaatcttgagggaaaactcgaaagggaaagctcatatctgctagtggtgggcatgggatgttacaaatggtatcagagccagacaccgggcgatgtaccaacgaggaggctaagccctgaagggaggtggacacgaggcggtgtgccaacaaggacgctggcacCCCGAAGGTGAGtggagtggattggggggttccacatcgattggagaaggaaacgagtgccagcgaggacgttgggcctcgaaggggggtggattgtgagatcccacatcgtttggagaggagaacaaagcattctttataagggtgtggaaacctctccctagcagacgcgttttaaaaaccttgaggggaagatcgaaagggaaagcccaaagaaaacagtatctactagcggtgggctcgGGCCATTACATATGATAAGTGCTTCACTGTACTAGAACTAAAGTGATTATCCAGATTTCAGATATATCTCAGTCGACTGCATGCATTCATGTGCTGTGATTGAATAGACtacaaatttgtaataatttgataaaGCTGTAATACAATAGTGAAAGTGAGAACTAGTTTCTAATCCAAAAGGTTTAAGAATCTCTTTGTTTATTTCCTTTCAGCTGGTTGAAAGCACATATTTATGGAAGCTTCATGATTTATACAACAATGAAGCTAAAGCATGTGATGCCATCCATCTCGTTCCAGAAGGGATGGATCCTATCATATGTGTTAAGCCACAGCAATATCCAATGCATTGTGATGCAATTGCCAAAGAAGTGAAGCTGGTAATGACCAAAAATCTTTACCTGGTTCTCATAATCTTCAAGtgtttttattactatttgtTTCAGGGTTCATCCAGCTCTCAGAACCCTTCAgggtttttgaatttgatttttggaaACGTCCAGAGAGTAAGGCTGAAAAGGAGTTGCATATCAAGGCAACTGACGGTGGAAGAGTTCATGCTGTAGTGTCATGGTAACCACTTCATTGTTCTTATAGTTGTTTTCTGCCAAACTGTTTTAAATGAACCACTGTGCCTAATTTCTATTATGTGTCTGCAGGTGGATGCTGCAGCTCGATCGTGAAGGAACGGTCTTTTATTCCACTGCCCCGAAGTGGATATCTCCTCCTTTCAACATAGGTGAGTCGTAGACGAGTCATAAGACACATTTTCCTTTGGTATGAATGCCAATTTTTTCTGCTATGGCCCAAAATCATAGACttctttttgttaataatGCAAATGGTTAATATTGGCATGATGTATTCAATCATTTTATGTGTAAAATCTATGTCTGACGGCAAGCATTGATATGGGGCGGGGTTAAAAAAGCTCATAAGGGAGTTGTACATTTCTGCCTTCagtttatatatatctatataagGGTTTTAAAAGGtactttcttttggaattcAGTATTTCAAATCTCACATGTCAATCTAACTGATTTACGGTAGACAAtctgtaatggcccaagctcaccgctatcaaatattgtcctctttgagctttcccttttgagtttcccctcacggtttttaaaaaacgtctactagggagaggtttccacacccttataaagaatgtttcgttctcctccccaatcgatatgggatctcacaatccacccccctttcagggcccagtgtTCTTATTGGCACACCATCTCCGGTcgacctcccttcggggcttagcctcctcgctggcacatcgcccagtgtctgactctgatattattagtggggtgacttactgagtatttcataaaatactcaagcaaTGTGCCACCCTTAtattttttcaggtaaaggtaaagcTCCTATGAAGGATGACGGTGAACACTAGAAAGACCATAGAAGTCAAGATAGATCATGATAGGGTAGAAGCATTGAATTTAATTAGTAGTTGTAAGGTGTTTTTAATGCAATTTGTTTTATGTTCCAAAAACTGTTTTGAATTGAATATGTAAGTCTATAGctttattttaaaagcatTTCTTGTGAATTTCTACATATGTATTTAAAGCAATCATGCATGGATGGTAAGAAAATGAGAGGCGTTACACAATCAGACAAGAAACATGGTTTGTTTCTCAAAGATTGACATGACAGAGTGATTAAGCTTGTTCCATATTTCAACAGGAGCTGGTGACTGGTGTGACCATTGGAAACAGTGTGTTTGGTTTATCCCAGACAATGGTGTGTCAATATCCAAGGATGAACAAGTTCATATTTGTGCTTCTCATGATGAAACTACCTTCTCATATCATCTGAAAGCTCAAATCCCAAGAGGTGAGGCTTTGCAGCATGGCGACAATGCTGAGAATTTTAAACTCATATTGCCACCAGAAAGAATTGCAGTCTATGGAGATAGAGAATGGAGGCTGGCAATGTTAACGGCAATAACAAATGCAGTATGATTCCCTTCTCACTAATCCCCATTTTCTCCTTATTTCTTAAGCacatatgtgagatcccacattagttggagaggggaacgaagcattctttataagggtgtggaaacctcttcctagtagacgcgttttaaaaccttgaagggaagctcggaaggaaaagccctgtcatatttgctagcggtaggcttgggctgttacaaattgtatcagagtcaggcactgaacggtgtgccaacgaggacgctgggcctccaagggatggattgtgatcccacattgattggagaagggaacgaaacatttcttataagggtgtggaaacctctccttagtagacgcgttttaaaaccttgagggaaagctcggaagggaaaggcccaaaagggacaatatctgctagcagtggacttaggttgttacaaacgGTATCAGGCACCAAACGATATGTCAgtaaggatgctaggcccccagggggtggattgtgagatcccatattggttgcaAAGGGGAACAGAGCATTCTTATTTGGGTGTGGAAagctctccctagtagacgtgttttaaaaccttgaagggaagcttggaagggaaaacccaaagaggacaatatctgctaacggtgagcttgggctgttacaacaAACCACGCCGTGCAATATGCTCACATAGTTCTTTATAATTGAACTCCACTATCTGCAAAACATCGTTGTTATCATCATCTTTGAAATCTTTGTAGTTGCAAGGAAGATCTCCCTCTGCATGCATGATTGCAGATGATAGTGTTTTCTTAACACTCATGGTTGCTTGCCTTTCGAAACAAACACTTGTATTATCACTGTTCCCGGGGATTCGCGAAAAGGGTGCCAAGTATTTGCAGGCTGTTTCGTATGCAAACGATATCTCTATGGATAGTATAAAAGTTATTGAAAAGAGGAAGTCGTGCTTGACCGTGCACGATACGTTTGAGAAAAAGGTCGTGTATTTACTGACTCGCTTTTGCATTCGTTTTCCCCCTTACATATCATGATGCATGCTTCTCTTTATTGGAAAgttcattataatttttgttcaatcTTTAGGTTGACTTGCTTATCAGTGAACCATTCTACTATGGTAATGACAATGCACTCCCATGGCACAACCTGCGGTTTTGGTAAGAATTTTGCTCAGAAATGCAGTGGCAATGTTGTGAAGTTGGTTTCTTTATGATAGTTTTTACTCGATTCGACAAGTTTAGGATCCAAATTTCATGTTTGAATGCTTATATCAGTCAAGTTGGATCTACATTGGATCTAACCTAAATCGACCCATCTACTCAGGATGACTCGAGTAGATCTCATAATCCTAAGAGGCTCTGAATCCTGAACATCTCCCATGGGagggttttgtttctttttgtgtaACTTCAGTCAAATAAGTATAGCGTTTAACTTCTTTAAATTGATATTCCAGGAAGGAGCGAACGATGCTCGACTCAGTCCTATCTGATGATGCGCTAATAATGCCAAGTAAAGGCATATTGCGAGCTTGTTTCATGTCATTGCCTGTAAGATCTCTCTCTTATCTCGAAAGTACATGATCCAAACTGAACTCGTCTTCGTTATTCAATGGAAGTTCTTACTATACTTCTTCAATGTCGTTTCAAGGATCTATGGAGCAGCCGTCGTCGATTGGGAACAATCGAAGGCTTTGATCACTCTGTTACAAATGACACTTTAGGAGCTTGTGGTGAGTTACCTGAAGGACAAGAAGGCCCATGCCTGGCTTTTTACATTTGGCAGTGTGGAGAATACGAGGTAATCCTTGAATATAAAATCAACTTGTTTAAAACGTAAACAAATGAAGCTTTCTTGAACAGTGTAAGAATGTCAATGATACTGATTGGGTGCCACTGTCTTGAAAACTTTCAGGAACTCAGTGAGATATTTACAGTGATGGAGTTTGATTTCTCAAAACCAATAAGCCCCTGTAGTGGGAAGAGCCAGGTAATGCAATTTTTTCATCCCCAGCTTGCCTGGAAAATTCTTGTTGTCTCTTATAAAGTGAGTTTTAGAGTAGGGGAAAGCTTCCTCAAGATCTAGTAGACTAGGCCGTTTCAACTAACGGTCCAAGtccattgctagtagatattgtccgttttgacccgttacgtattgttggTAGCCTCACGGGCTTCTAAATcacatctattagggagaggatttattagggagaggatttcacacccttgtaaggaatgctttgttcccctcttcaaccgatgtgagacctcacaattcacccctcttgggggcccagcgttttcgctagcacaccgcctagtgtttggctctgataccatttgtaacagcccaagcccaccgttaacaaatattgtcctctttggccttttcctttcaggctttaCCTTCAAggttctaaaacgcgtctgatagggagaggtttctatacccttataaggagtgcttcgttcccctctccaactaatgtgggatctcacaatctaccccccttgggggcccagcgttctcgctggcacaccgcctagtgcctgggataccatttgtaacagcccaagcccaccgctaacaaatgttgtcctctttggcctttcccttttgggctttacCTTCAAggttctaaaacgcgtcttgtgatcccatattggttggggaggagaacaaaacaccttttataagagtgtggaaaccttctcctagcagacgcgttttaaaaccttgagggaaagcccgaaagggaaaacccaaagagaacaatatctgctagcggtggatctggatccttataaggaatgctttgttcccctctccaaccgatgtgggatctcacaatccaccccccttgggggtccagcgttctcgctagcacactgcccggtgtgtggctctgatattatttgtaatagcccaaacccactgctagcagatattgtcctctttgggttttcccttctgggcttaccttcaaagtttgaaaatgtgtctgttagggagaggtttttacacccttataaagaatgttttgttcccctcttcaattgACGTGAGATCTTACACATAAACATACAAAATAAACATACAAATGGTGAGGAGTTGAGACCATACTTCATCTATATAATGAACATTGATGTATCTCTTTCAGGTTAAGGTAAGCAAGGCTGGAACATGTCATGGAATTGCACTGTGGATTGATTGGGTTATGGATTCAAAGAGCTCCATTGTCATATCCACAGGCCCAGGTATTGCCTTCAACTTTGGTCTGAACGTCTCATTTGATAACAAAAATGGATATCATTCaaagaaacttaaaagaaaattgatacTTACTTTAAAATGCTTCTCATTTCATCATGAACTGATTCAGATAAGAGATACTGGAAACAAGGAGTTAAGCTTCTTGCCAACCCCGTGGCAGTTGGAGCTCGAGGCTCCGCTGATGGCGTCGAATGCTGCTCTGCTGTCATCGAAGCATCCTTCGATCCATCAACGGGTGAACTCGACGTAAGACATTCTTTTTTGTAATACAACAAAGCTTTTGGCTCTCGATCTGAAACGGATGACAAAATGGTGAGtaaagaaatttttgaaatggaTCAAAATGGTAATATGTTGAAGAGGTATGAATCAAGTGGACTCTCATATGATGTCATTCTGCATTTAGGTGATCTTTTGGCATTTTTGGTGAGAATTAAGATCATTTTGTAACTTATGTACTCTTAATAacacatgatgatgatgtttaAGTTGATTAAATAGgacttataatttttattgcaAAGTCATTATATCCTCCACTAATAggttaaaatttgaattcctTCTTTCCACATGTtgtattaaaagttttataattatCTTTGCATTATAATCACGATTATGTTTAGAGTGTCTTATTTGAGTCAAGAATATCcaatatggaaaaaaaaatttaccaatatgaacatagctcaGTGTGTTACATATTTGtacaaaaatgatatttttttgtctgtagaataatatttaaaattttaagaattttttatcattataTGATgagataattattaaatgattttaccattattttttatttcattatcacttcaaaaaatcaattttgaagtttttaatctttcaaaagtgtttaatagttctataaatttttaataagtgtattctttgtcattttaaaaactaaaaattaaattaattaatctattGGTTaactatttataaattttaaaaaatattattaagcttagataattttaaaactttaaagacaaagttcaaaatttaaatttataatttaatctacggtatattaaatatattacaataaaagaatttgaattttttaattctaaaataagACAAATTTGGAAGGGAGAATATGTCCGCCgttatatgttttttattttttttccttggtAATCGgagaaaataaggaaaataaataaataaaaacagtGGGCCCCACGATTGAATATCATGATTGGAGCTAGTGGTCACACTCATAATGTAACCGTTTGTTTGAGCATTATGggtttcaatattattattattattattattattattaacttaTTAATCTCGCTTTtgcaaattaattaatattgattttggttataattatttaaaataaaaaaaaaattgttcattttattaattaatttttttttgttatgacTAGTGTTACAATCCAATCTTATCAtacttctaaaaaaatttaatatttgtaatcaATATTAGCGATGTGCTGTGACTGatagatatttaaaatgtattataaattaagtataattttttaaataattaaaagaacaaTCTGATAACTCAACCCGAAAAAAGAGAGCTAAGTTAGATTAAGTTGTGAAGCTTTTCATGTTGCTCAGATCATACTCTAATTTcgggttggtccaaaaaaaatattagtaatttattgaatttcatTTCTCAATATTCATAGTTCtcaaacttttttaatttgatatctGATCCCGACCTTTTTAATAAAGTTCTTATTggatcaattaattaaaaaacgtttaaaatatattaataactttaaaaaattataaaactattaaaCATTTTCCACCTTTTAGAGATAAATTGAtggtaaatttgtaatttttaataaaattttagaggcATTCATATTATAATTGGTTAACTTCTAGAGGGttccataaatataaaaaataaaaaggtaattattttattattctctGACATTCCGTTCTGTTTCCGTATGGGCaatcttcaaattaaatacattTCTACTTTTTACACATTCCAccaataacaataaaataaatgattatataatttcaagtttaattaaaattttatttttaatttttttaattttagttctCGTAGGTTGAAAATGAGTTCGATTTCGTCGTTAcgtttcaaagttttaaacgTTTACTCGTTTTTAGTTTACTTTTTATAGTCCAATTCTTCAAtctcttatatttttattcaatattttaaattttactgatattttattaatttttatcgtattataattatttttaatcgaTTAATTAAAAGACTAAATGTCACTAGTTAcgaataaaaatgtaaaatctAGAAATaccatacaaaaaaaattcatattttaaaagtaaaaatgtaatatattatattactaaAAGTTCAGAGACTAAatgtaatatataaattttaaattagtttttagtCCTTTCTGTCTCTATTTagtcaataatatttttttataaatggaaACCGTCCTTTTTCATAAGGTCTCGACCTCAAGTTAAATGAACGTTTCTAACTGctattgatatttaattattatcgtaaaatttgaaagattagaaaaatgaatattaaaaagtttgaaataatataaaaaattattataaatactGAAATGtgaactagaaaaaaaaaaagtaaaattttcaaccaaacCAATCAACATAATTGAGATTAGTGGTTGGGAGACACAGTcatatgatattattattatatataataaaaaaaactcataaatttattcattaaaagtTTTCACgtttaatgaaaatgaaaccaCTGTTCGATAAAAACATCGCTAATCtaaagaatgatcatgagtttataatcaaggaatactatcttcattcaGAAGAAGCCTTTTCGGaagttcaaagtggacaatatcataccattatggagagtcgtgttcatctaataaCCACGACGATGGGAACTTGAATTTcgaccttaaaaaaaaagagtaaattaTCAcctgttatttatttttttgtttctggttaatattatttatttattttacttttaaccttaattcattaaactttaatctaaaatatattatgaaattttgatatattttttaattcaacgaAACCGTGTAACAACAACCTAAAGATGCTAACTCGAATACCGTCATTTCAAATcccaattttcatttaaaattttcatgaatttCTACACGAATCACAAAATTTgggaaatttttatttatttatttattttgtaatatagcttaaaataattgttaaaCGGATTAATTTTAATCACTCTCTCACATTCTTCCGCGGGAAAAAAcgttactctctctctctctagtaaatTCCCAAAAACAACCTCACTCAACAGCGGATATTACCAAAATGCCACTGCCGTAGTTGTAAGTGTATCCCGACCCAAATGACCGTTATAAGCaaacccaaataaataaataaataaataaataaataaaattatttatttatttttaattattttattagcGAAAATCATTCCATCCATCATCTCCCTTATATATAGATTTGCAGAACATTCCCAAATTCCCCaaacctctctctaaaatGGCATTCTCCCTTAactcattcttcttcttcttcatttccgTTCCGGCTTTCTTTCTCCTAGCCGCCGCCAAGCACCGCCGCCACCACTGGGTCGGACCCACCGGCCACCGCCTTATCAAAGTGGACGTCAACGGCATCTCCGGCGAGTTCCTCTCCGTCCAAGCCGCCGTGGAT
This window encodes:
- the LOC111809420 gene encoding bifunctional adenosine 5'-phosphosulfate phosphorylase/adenylylsulfatase HINT4; translation: MAATASSCIFCQRASNSTANNLLHFDERVVAFEDVNPSAVRHYLVIPKEHIPTVRNLQRRAEDYSLVSHMLEVGQTLLSQDSPQLKHRFGFHQPPMNSVNHLHLHCFALPYTPRWKFAKYISLGSIGFIEAEKLLEKIKP
- the LOC111809419 gene encoding protein arginine N-methyltransferase 1.6 isoform X2, with the protein product MATSLVPRSLFRILYLFPTSPLTLNAQSFNPLKFSANRAMSSASTQRLFQLKFDPLTGNSEWVVIEEEVEGVSENTQKPILATTSYLDMLNDATRNRAFREAIDKTISKPCRVLDIGAGTGLLSMMAARAMDSAVGDSKGMVTACESYLPMVKLMRKVLRLNGMERKVKVINKRSDELQFDSDIISRADALVSEILDSELLGEGLIPTLQHAHDKLLVENPLTVPYRATIYGQLVESTYLWKLHDLYNNEAKACDAIHLVPEGMDPIICVKPQQYPMHCDAIAKEVKLLSEPFRVFEFDFWKRPESKAEKELHIKATDGGRVHAVVSWWMLQLDREGTVFYSTAPKWISPPFNIGAGDWCDHWKQCVWFIPDNGVSISKDEQVHICASHDETTFSYHLKAQIPRGEALQHGDNAENFKLILPPERIAVYGDREWRLAMLTAITNALQGRSPSACMIADDSVFLTLMVACLSKQTLVLSLFPGIREKGAKYLQAVSYANDISMDSIKVIEKRKSCLTVHDTFEKKVDLLISEPFYYGNDNALPWHNLRFWKERTMLDSVLSDDALIMPSKGILRACFMSLPDLWSSRRRLGTIEGFDHSVTNDTLGACGELPEGQEGPCLAFYIWQCGEYEELSEIFTVMEFDFSKPISPCSGKSQVKVSKAGTCHGIALWIDWVMDSKSSIVISTGPDKRYWKQGVKLLANPVAVGARGSADGVECCSAVIEASFDPSTGELDVRHSFL
- the LOC111809419 gene encoding protein arginine N-methyltransferase 1.6 isoform X1, encoding MATSLVPRSLFRILYLFPTSPLTLNAQSFNPLKFSANRAMSSASTQRLFQLKFDPLTGNSEWVVIEEEVEGVSENTQKPILATTSYLDMLNDATRNRAFREAIDKTISKPCRVLDIGYFSSPVFSLLALKSRKRRCAGTGLLSMMAARAMDSAVGDSKGMVTACESYLPMVKLMRKVLRLNGMERKVKVINKRSDELQFDSDIISRADALVSEILDSELLGEGLIPTLQHAHDKLLVENPLTVPYRATIYGQLVESTYLWKLHDLYNNEAKACDAIHLVPEGMDPIICVKPQQYPMHCDAIAKEVKLLSEPFRVFEFDFWKRPESKAEKELHIKATDGGRVHAVVSWWMLQLDREGTVFYSTAPKWISPPFNIGAGDWCDHWKQCVWFIPDNGVSISKDEQVHICASHDETTFSYHLKAQIPRGEALQHGDNAENFKLILPPERIAVYGDREWRLAMLTAITNALQGRSPSACMIADDSVFLTLMVACLSKQTLVLSLFPGIREKGAKYLQAVSYANDISMDSIKVIEKRKSCLTVHDTFEKKVDLLISEPFYYGNDNALPWHNLRFWKERTMLDSVLSDDALIMPSKGILRACFMSLPDLWSSRRRLGTIEGFDHSVTNDTLGACGELPEGQEGPCLAFYIWQCGEYEELSEIFTVMEFDFSKPISPCSGKSQVKVSKAGTCHGIALWIDWVMDSKSSIVISTGPDKRYWKQGVKLLANPVAVGARGSADGVECCSAVIEASFDPSTGELDVRHSFL